CTGTCCAGCATGCTGGGTGTGGTGGGGGAGCGGGAGCGGATCGTGCTCGCCGAGGACTCGGCCGAACTCCGGCCGGACCACCCGCACGTCGTGCGCCTCGAATCGCGCCCTGCGAATCAGGAGGGTGCCGGTCGGGTGACCCTCCGGGACCTGGTGCGGCAGGCCCTTCGTATGCGCCCCGACAGGCTGGTGGTCGGCGAGGTTCGGGGTGCCGAGGTCACCGAATTGCTGGCGGCCTTGAACACGGGTCATGAGGGCGGCTGCGGAACGGTTCACGCCAACGCCGCCGAACACGTTCCGGCCCGGTTGGAGGCGCTGGGGACTGCTGCGGGCCTGGACCGGAAGGCACTTCACAGCCAGCTGGCGGCGGCGTTGTCGGTGGTGGTCCATCTCGTACGGGACCGGGCCGGGCGGCGAAGGATCTCCGCGGTTCAGGTGCTGGAACGCGATGGAGCCGGGCTGGTGGTGACCGTGCCCGCGCTGCGCTGGGGGGCGGCCGGATTCGAGCGGGAGCGGGGCTGGGAGCGGCTGCGGGCGTTGATCGGGGGCGAGCGGTGAGTGGTGGTGATCCGACGGGCGTGCCGGAAGCGGCGTATGCGGCCGCGCTGTGCGCGGCAGCGGCTGCCGGGCTGGGGGCGGCCGGACGAAGTCAAGGCCGGCGGAGGGCGCGGGCTTTGTTCGGCGACGGAGTGAGGCATGCGCCTTTCCGGGAGAGCTGGGATACCGGTTTGAACCGGCTTTGCGGGTGGCTGAGGGGGCGGCGGGAGTGGTTGTGCCTGCCGGTGGCTCTGGTTCTGGCCGTCCTCGGTGGGTCCGTGCTGCCGGTGATTGCGGGGGCGGCCGCGGCTCCTGTGGTGCGGCGGTGGCTGCGGAGAAGGGAACTGCACAAGGAATGGGAGCGCCGGGCCGAGGGAGTGGTGGACCTGTGCGGCGCCGTGGTGGGCGAGCTGAGGGCCGGGCACGAGCCGGGGCAGGCACTGCTTGTCGCGGTGCACGGCACGGGCGTACTGGGTGCGGCAGGCCCCGGGGTGTCGGCCGCGGCGCGGTTCGGGGGAGATGTCCCGCGAGTGCTGGGGCAGGCGGCGTGCGAGCCGGGCCTGGAGGGGCTCGCAGGAGTGGCCGCCTGCTGGCGGGTGGCAGCGGATGGCGGTGCCGGTCTCGCGGCCGGTCTGGACCGGTTGGAGGGCGCGTTACGGGCCGAGCGGCGCCGGCGGGAGGAGCTGCGGGCCCAACTGGCCGGCGCCTGGTCGACGGTTGTGGTGCTGGCGCTGCTGCCGGTGCTGGGCCTGGGGCTGGGAGCGGCACTCGGGGCAGATCCGCTGAGGGTGTTGCTGCACAGTCCCGCTGGACTGGTCTGTCTGGTGATGGGCGGATCCCTGGAAACGGCCGGGCTGGTCTGGGCCGCCCGGATCGTCCGTAAGGGAGAAGTCGCATGAGCGCCCTGGCGGCTGAAGTTGTCCACAGGGTGGGGGTAGTGGGGCTGGTGCTGGGCGCGTGTGTCCAGTCGGCTCAGGTCCTGGCGCGACGCCGTACAGGGCAGCGGGTGCGGCGGCGAGGACTGACGCTCCTCGCTGTGTCTTCCGACGCTCCGACGCCCCTTGGCGGGCGGGTCGGCCTGCGTGCCAGCCGTATGCGGTGGCCGGTCTCCGGCGCCGACGCCAAGCAGTGGGCGGCGATGCTGGGCGCTCTTCTGGCGGGCTGGATTCTGGTGGGTGGCCCCGCCGGGTGGGCGGTCGGACTGGCGGCGGCCTGCGGTACGTGGAGGTGGCAGCGCTCGCGGCTCGGGCAGGCAGCGCGAGCCGCTGCAGATATGGCGGCGAGGGCGGCGGAGACCATGCGCCGACTTCCGCTGGCGGCAGATCTGTTGGCGGCGTGCATCTCGGCAGGGGCCGGCCCGCGCGAGGCCGCCGAGGCGGTCGGCGCGTCGCTGGGAGGGCCGGTCGGTGAGCAACTGGCGCGTACGGCGGCGGAGATCCGACTCGGCGGCGATCCCGCAGTGGCGTGGGGGAGATTCGGAGAGATACCGGGTGCTGCCGCGCTGGCGCGCTGTCTGGACCGGGCCGGGTCGACCGGCGCCCCTGCGGCGGAGCCGGTAACCAGGCTGGCCGAAGCGATGAGGGCCGAGCGTGCGAGTGCGGCGGTGGCGCGGGCGCAGCGGGCCGCGGTGCTGATCACTGCGCCTGTCGGGCTCTGCTTCCTTCCTGCCTTCCTCACCGTGGGCGTGGCGCCTGTGGTGATCGGGCTGGCGGGGGGACTGCTGCAGCCTTGATAGCCCAGAAGGACCAGAAGGACCAGAAGGACCAGAAGGACCAGAAGGACCAGAAGAAGGCTATTTATCCCAGAAGTATGGATTAACGGGGGTTCGGTGTGATGCGGAAAATGATGCGCTGGATGCGAACCGTGGCACGCAAGGTACGGGCAGACGCCGGAATGACGACGTCCGAATATGCGGTCGGAACGATTGCGGCCTGTGCGTTTGCCGCGGTGCTCTACAAGGTGGTCACCAGCCCGCCGGTCATGGCGCAATTGCAATCGCTGCTGAAGGACGCACTTGATGCGAAATTCTGATGGGGGAGCGGGGGCGGAAGGCTCAGGGGGAGGCGCCGGGCGGGAGAGACACGCCCGGGAGGGGGCGGGAGTGGTGGAGCGATGTGGTGACCGCGGGGCGGTGACGGCGGAGGCGGCCATGGCGATTCCAGTGCTGGTGATCTTCGCGCTCGCGCTGATGTGGGCGCTAATGGCTGCCTCGGCCCAGATCCGGTGTGTGGACGCGGCTCGTGCCGGCGCGCGGGCAGCAGCCCGCTCCGAACCGGAGGCACAGGTGAGGGAGGCCGCCCTTTCGGCGGCGCCCGACCGGGCCCGGGTGGATGTGGAGCGGGCCGGGGATCTGTGGCGGGTCGCCGTGGCGGCTCCGGCGCCCGGTCCCGGGCCGCTGGCCGTGACGCTGAGCTCGGAGGCCGTGGCGGCGGCCGAGGACGCGGTGGGGGCTGAGGGCGTGGCGGCGGCCGAGGACGCGGTGGGGGTGGCGCCATGACGTGGCCCGGCCCTCGGCGGCCGGCTCCGGGGCTGCGTCGGCTGGGTGTGTGCGGGAAGCGGCGGGATCGGGGGCTGGCGACCGTGTGGTCTGCGGTGACCGCGTCGGCGCTGTGCGCGGTCTTCGCGGTGGTTCTGGCTCTCGGGCAGGTGGTAGCGATCCGGCACCGTGCCGGGGGCGCGGCCGACCTGGCCGCGCTGGCCGCTGCCGACCGGGCTCTGGAGGGAGCCTCCGCTGCCTGCCGGTCGGCCCGGGAGGTGGCCGGGGCACAGGGAGCGGAGGTGGTGCGGTGCACCGTTCAGGGGGAGATCGCCGATGTGACGGCCAGGGTTCGGGGTGGGCCGTACGCGCCCGAGGTCAGGTCACGGGCGGGCCCGCCAGCAGCGGCGCCCACCCGGTCGCTCAGGCCTCCGGAGAACCTGGCTCCCCTGGAGAATCCGGTTCCTCCGGAGAATCCGCTTCCACCAGTGGGCCTGATTTCCCCCGAGCGCCGGACTGCTCCGTAGAGCCGGATTGCCACACAGGGCCTGACTCCGCAAGGCCTGACTCCTCCGAAGAGTCTGCCCCGTCTGCCCCGTGCGTCCGCCCCGGGCCGGGAGGGGCGGATCGGAGGAGTTCCGTGAGCAGGCGGACTGCGCCTCGCTTGTGCAGGGGTTCGTTGCCGTTGCCGCACTTGGGGGACTGGATGCACGAAGGGCAGCCCGCCTCGCACTCGCAGGATGCGATCGCCTGACGTGTGGCGGCCAGCCAGTCGTGGGCGGTGTGGAAGGCGCGTTCGGCGAAACCGGCGCCGCCGGGGTGGCCGTCGTACACGAAGACGGTCGGCAGCAGAGTGTCCGGATGCAGCGGTACGGACACTCCGCCGATGTCCCAGCGGTCGCAGGTGGCGAAGAGCGGGAGCATCCCGATCGACGCGTGTTCGGCGGCGTGCAGCGCGCCGCCAAGGATCTCCGGGTTGATCCGTGCCGAGTCGAGCTGGTCCTGGGTGACCGTCCACCATACGGCGCGGGTGCGCAGCGTACGGGGTGGAAGGTCCAGCTTGGTCTCGCCGAGTACCTCACCGGTGATCAGTCTGCGACGGAGGAAGGAGACGACCTGATTGGTCACTTCCACGGAGCCGTAGCAGAGCCGTCCGTCCCCCCAGGGGATCTCGGTGTCGGTCTCCAGGACGGTGATGGCCGTGGTGTCGCGGGCGGTCGTCGAGTACGGCGGACTGGCTTGCTCGACCAGCGCGACCGAGTCCTCCAGGTCCAGTTTCCGGACCAGATAGGTGCGGCCCTGGTGGAGGTGGACGCCGCCCTCGTGGACGGCGGTGTGCGCGGCGGACTCGTCGACGGTGCCCAGCAGCCTGCCGGTGCCCTCCTCGACGATCTGGACGGGACGGCCTCCCCCGCCCCGGATGTCGGTGAGGTCGGCGGCCCGTTCCCGCCGGGTCCAGTGCCAGCCCGAGGTCCGTCTGCGGAGCAGCTTCGCGGCCTCCAGTTGCGGCAGCAGCTCGGCCACGGCGGGACCGAAGAGGGCCAGGTCCGATTCGGTGAGCGGCAGCTCCGCGGCGGCGGCGCACAGATGGGGGGCCAGGACGTACGGGTTGTCCGGGTCGAGGACGGTCGACTCCACGGGCTGCTGGAACAGCGCTTCGGGATGGTGGACGAGGAAGGTGTCCAGCGGGTCGTCGCGGGCCACCAGGATGGCGAGGGCACCCTGGCCGGCCCGTCCCGCGCGGCCGGCCTGCTGCCACAGCGAAGCCCTGGTGCCTGGGTAACCCGCGATGACGACGGCGTCCAGGCCGGAGACGTCGATGCCGAGTTCGAGGGCGGTCGTGGCGGCCAGGCCGAGCAGGCTGCCGGAGTGCAGTGCGCGTTCCAGGGCGCGCCGTTCCTCGGGGAGGTAACCCCCGCGGTAGGCGGCGACCCGGGAGGGCAGAGAGCGGTCGATCTCGGCGAGGCGTTCCTTGGCGATGACGGAAATGAGCTCGGCGCCGCGCCGTGAGCGTACGAACGCGACGGAACGCACGCCCTGCACGGTCAGGTCGGTGAGCAGGTCGGCGGTCTCGGCCGTGGCGGTACGGCGCACGGGGGCGCCCTTCTCGCCGGACAGCTCGGTCAGGGGAGGTTCCCACAGGGCGAAGACCAGCTCGCCGCGCGGGGAGGCGTCGTCGGCGACCTCCGTGACAGTCAGGCCGGTGAGACGGCCTGCCGCGACGGAGGGCTCCGCAGAAGTGGCGGAGGCGAGGAGGAAGACCGGATCGGCGCCGTAGCGGGCGCACAGGCGGCGGAGCCGGCGCACCACCTGGGCGACGTGCGAGCCGAAAACACCCCGATAGGTGTGGCACTCGTCGATGACGACGTAGCGCAGAGCGCGCAGGAAGGAGGACCAGCGAGGGTGGGACGGGAGTATCCCGCGGTGCAGCATGTCGGGATTGGTGAGGACGTAGTTGGCGTACTGGCGTACCCATTCGCGTTCTTCGACCGGGGTGTCGCCGTCATACACAGCGGGCCGGATCGCGTGGCCCAGCGGAGCCGCGAGTTCCCTCACCGAGCGACGCTGGTCGGCCGCCAGGGCCTTGGTGGGGGCGAGGTAGAGGGCGGTCGCCCCACGGCCGTTGGGAGCCTCGGAGCCGTCCAGGAGGGCGCTGAGGACCGGGGCGAGGTAGGCCAGCGACTTGCCGGACGCCGTGCCGGTGGCGATCACGACCGACTCGCCGTCCAGCGCATGCTCCGCCGCGGCGGCCTGATGGGCCCAGGGATGGTCGATGCCGGCCTTCTGGATGGCGGCGATGACTTCCGGACGGATGCGATCGGGCCAGATGGCATGGGTTCCCGCACGCGGGGGCAAGTGCTCCGTATGAGTGATGCGCGCGGACCGGCCCGCCCCTGCGGCGAGCCGGTCGAGGACCACATCGGGAGAGGGGCGGGAACCCCCGTTCTCGGGCGGTCGACTGGGGCGGTGATTCTTGGCCATCGGCACCGAGTGTGTCACTGGCGAGACGGACAATGGTCCCAAGGCGTCGTGCATGGCTGCCCGTAAGTGATTGAATGCCATCGCGGCTGGCGATCCGTCCCCTGGCTCCGCCGGGGAGACCGAGGGGCGACCGCTCGATAGCAAGGTGCTGGAGGATCCGTGGACCTGTCCTTGTCGACTCGCAATGTGTCCGGCCCTGGTGGCGACCGTACGGTCGTCGAGGTCGGTGGCGAGATTGATGTGTATACCGCGCCCAAGCTGCGCGAGCAGTTGGTCGAGTTGGTGAATGACGGCAGCTACCACTTGGTTGTCGACATGGAAGGCGTCGACTTCCTCGACTCCACCGGCCTCGGCGTGCTCGTGGGCGGCTTGAAGCGTGTTCGGGCCCATGAGGGCTCGTTGCGACTGGTGTGCAACCAGGAGCGCATTCTCAAGATTTTCCGGATCACCGGTCTGACCAAGGTGTTCCCGATCCACACCACGGTCGATGAGGCCGTGGCGGCAACCGACTGACGTCACGTTCGCGGTCGGGCCGGCCTCAGGGCCGGTCCGGCGGCGGTCGGTGTGGCGCCGGTAGGCACCAGGACAGCCGAATCGGCGGTGGCCGGGAATCGGCGGCCGGTGGCTCGGCGGCTGGTGTGCGGCTGTTGTCCGGCGCTCTTCCGTCACTCGTTCGGCGGACTGCGGCTGACATTCATCTGCCGACCGGTGACCGGTCGCCATGCGATCGGATCAGCGGTTCGGCGATTGTCGGACGTGTCGCGCGCAGGTTGCGTGTCGGTTCCGCGTCGGCCGGATGGCCGGGGCGTCGTCGGCCCGGCGGGTCCGTCGGTCGGTCAGTGGTTTTCGCAGAATGAGTCAGGAGTACCGGGCCACGCGTCCGGCTCCTGTGGATGCACATACGTACGTTCGAGGGGGATCGCATGGCCACCGTTGAACTCCGCTTCAGCGCCCAGCCCGAACACGTCAGAACGGCCCGCCTCGTGGCGGCTGCCGTGGCGCGCCGGGCCGGGGTCGACGAGGCCGTGCTCGACGAGGTCAGACTCGCCGTGGGAGAGGCCTGCAGTCGGGCGGTCGGGCTGCACCGCAGCCACGGCATCACAGCGCCTGTCACGGTCGTCCTGATCGAGGAGGAGAAGTCCTTCTCCATCGAGGTCGGCGACGAGGTGCCCGGCCCGGGTGCCGACGGGGCCGTCCCCAGCGGTGTCTCCGGACGCCGCGACGCCGCGCCCGGTGTGGGACTGGACGAACCGGAACCGGACGCCGAGGGCGACGGCGAGGACGAGATGGGCCTCGCGGTCATCAGCGGCCTGGTCGACGACGTCGAGGTCAGGTCCGGTGCGGACGGCGGAGTGATCCGTATGAGCTGGCCGAAGACGCCGGCCACCGTGGTCTGAGCCGGTGGCAAAGCCGGGCATCGTGGTCTGAGCCGGTGGCGGACGTCGGCCATCGTGCGGCGAGTTGGCCGAAGGTGCCAGGCGTGGTGCCAGGCGTCCGGTCTTTGTTGAGGCGGCGTGAGTTCCGGGGTGGTTCGGTCACCCCGATGGCGTAGCCGGGGTGACCGAACCACCCCTGATCCAGATTCCGAGGCCCTGCTGAGCAGGGCCTTTTTTCGGTTCTGCCCGATGAGTGATCCTGCGGAAATGTATCTGCCCCATTACTGCATTCGGTCCAGGCAGAGAACTCGATCAATTGCCGTTCGGTGGATGGAGGTCAATTACATTTACCGCGCACTGTTTTGATCGTGTTCCGCTCCCTACAATCCGTCCACGTCTTGAGCGCTGAGCGTCAAGGAGGACGTATGGCGGGGTTCGGCACCACACCACTGGCAGAACTGACGCAGTTTTCCGCACTTTCCGACCCACCCACCACTCTCGCGGCCGCGGTACTCACCGATGACAACCGTGTCATCGTGATCGTCATCGCGGTCGTCGCTGTAGCCGCACTGGTAGTCGCCCGGCTGCTGGTGCGCCAGGTGCTGGCGGCGGGCGAGGGCACCGAGCGCATGAAGGAGATCGCGGCGGCGGTCCAGGAGGGCGCGAATGCCTATCTGGCCCGGCAGTTGCGCACCGTCGGCGCATTCGCCGTCGTGGTCTTCTTCCTGCTTCTGCTGCTTCCGGCCGACAACTGGTCGCAGCGCGCGGGCCGTTCGCTGTTCTTCCTGGTGGGTGCGCTTTTCTCGGCAGCCACCGGATACATCGGCATGAGGCTGGCCGTACGGAGCAATGTCCGAGTGGCGGCCGCCGCGCGTGAGGCGACCCCCGCGGAAGGCGAACCGGAAAAGGATCTCACCGAGGTTTCGCACAAAGCAATGAAGATCGCTTTCCGTACGGGCGGCGTGGTCGGCATGATCACCGTGGGGCTCGGGCTCCTCGGTGCCTCCTGCGTGGTCCTCGTCTACGCCGCCGACGCGCCCAAGGTGCTGGAGGGCTTCGGGCTCGGTGCGGCGCTGATCGCGATGTTCATGAGGGTGGGCGGAGGCATCTTCACCAAGGCCGCCGACGTAGGTGCCGACCTGGTCGGCAAGGTGGAACAGGGCATCCCCGAGGACGACCCCCGTAACGCCGCGACCATCGCCGACAACGTGGGTGACAACGTCGGGGACTGTGCGGGCATGGCTGCCGACCTCTTCGAGTCGTACGCGGTCACGCTGGTCGCCGCGCTCATCCTCGGCAAGGCCGCCTTCGGCGATTCGGGGCTGGCCTTTCCCCTGATCGTGCCGGCGATCGGTGTGGTCACCGCGATGATCGGTATCTTCGCGGTCGCCCCGCGACGCACCGACCGCAGCGGGATGACCGCCATCAACCGCGGATTCTTCATCTCCGCCGTCATCTCACTCGTACTGGTGGCCGTCGCGGTCTTCGTCTACCTGCCGTCCTCGTACGCGGAACTGGACGGGGTCACCGACGCGGCCATCACCTCGCACGGCGGGGACCCGCGGGTCTTCGCGCTGGTCGCGGTCGCCATCGGCATCGTGCTGGCAGCCCTGATCCAGCAGCTGACCGGCTACTTCACCGAGACCACCCGACGCCCTGTCAGGGACATCGGCAAGTCCTCACTGACCGGACCGGCCACCGTCGTGCTCGCCGGTATCTCCATCG
This genomic interval from Streptomyces sp. NBC_00464 contains the following:
- a CDS encoding STAS domain-containing protein codes for the protein MDLSLSTRNVSGPGGDRTVVEVGGEIDVYTAPKLREQLVELVNDGSYHLVVDMEGVDFLDSTGLGVLVGGLKRVRAHEGSLRLVCNQERILKIFRITGLTKVFPIHTTVDEAVAATD
- a CDS encoding type II secretion system F family protein, which gives rise to MSGGDPTGVPEAAYAAALCAAAAAGLGAAGRSQGRRRARALFGDGVRHAPFRESWDTGLNRLCGWLRGRREWLCLPVALVLAVLGGSVLPVIAGAAAAPVVRRWLRRRELHKEWERRAEGVVDLCGAVVGELRAGHEPGQALLVAVHGTGVLGAAGPGVSAAARFGGDVPRVLGQAACEPGLEGLAGVAACWRVAADGGAGLAAGLDRLEGALRAERRRREELRAQLAGAWSTVVVLALLPVLGLGLGAALGADPLRVLLHSPAGLVCLVMGGSLETAGLVWAARIVRKGEVA
- a CDS encoding TadE family type IV pilus minor pilin, which encodes MRNSDGGAGAEGSGGGAGRERHAREGAGVVERCGDRGAVTAEAAMAIPVLVIFALALMWALMAASAQIRCVDAARAGARAAARSEPEAQVREAALSAAPDRARVDVERAGDLWRVAVAAPAPGPGPLAVTLSSEAVAAAEDAVGAEGVAAAEDAVGVAP
- a CDS encoding DUF4244 domain-containing protein, with protein sequence MRKMMRWMRTVARKVRADAGMTTSEYAVGTIAACAFAAVLYKVVTSPPVMAQLQSLLKDALDAKF
- a CDS encoding DEAD/DEAH box helicase; this translates as MHDALGPLSVSPVTHSVPMAKNHRPSRPPENGGSRPSPDVVLDRLAAGAGRSARITHTEHLPPRAGTHAIWPDRIRPEVIAAIQKAGIDHPWAHQAAAAEHALDGESVVIATGTASGKSLAYLAPVLSALLDGSEAPNGRGATALYLAPTKALAADQRRSVRELAAPLGHAIRPAVYDGDTPVEEREWVRQYANYVLTNPDMLHRGILPSHPRWSSFLRALRYVVIDECHTYRGVFGSHVAQVVRRLRRLCARYGADPVFLLASATSAEPSVAAGRLTGLTVTEVADDASPRGELVFALWEPPLTELSGEKGAPVRRTATAETADLLTDLTVQGVRSVAFVRSRRGAELISVIAKERLAEIDRSLPSRVAAYRGGYLPEERRALERALHSGSLLGLAATTALELGIDVSGLDAVVIAGYPGTRASLWQQAGRAGRAGQGALAILVARDDPLDTFLVHHPEALFQQPVESTVLDPDNPYVLAPHLCAAAAELPLTESDLALFGPAVAELLPQLEAAKLLRRRTSGWHWTRRERAADLTDIRGGGGRPVQIVEEGTGRLLGTVDESAAHTAVHEGGVHLHQGRTYLVRKLDLEDSVALVEQASPPYSTTARDTTAITVLETDTEIPWGDGRLCYGSVEVTNQVVSFLRRRLITGEVLGETKLDLPPRTLRTRAVWWTVTQDQLDSARINPEILGGALHAAEHASIGMLPLFATCDRWDIGGVSVPLHPDTLLPTVFVYDGHPGGAGFAERAFHTAHDWLAATRQAIASCECEAGCPSCIQSPKCGNGNEPLHKRGAVRLLTELLRSAPPGPGRTHGADGADSSEESGLAESGPVWQSGSTEQSGARGKSGPLVEADSPEEPDSPGEPGSPEA
- a CDS encoding Rv3654c family TadE-like protein codes for the protein MTWPGPRRPAPGLRRLGVCGKRRDRGLATVWSAVTASALCAVFAVVLALGQVVAIRHRAGGAADLAALAAADRALEGASAACRSAREVAGAQGAEVVRCTVQGEIADVTARVRGGPYAPEVRSRAGPPAAAPTRSLRPPENLAPLENPVPPENPLPPVGLISPERRTAP
- a CDS encoding type II secretion system F family protein; translation: MSALAAEVVHRVGVVGLVLGACVQSAQVLARRRTGQRVRRRGLTLLAVSSDAPTPLGGRVGLRASRMRWPVSGADAKQWAAMLGALLAGWILVGGPAGWAVGLAAACGTWRWQRSRLGQAARAAADMAARAAETMRRLPLAADLLAACISAGAGPREAAEAVGASLGGPVGEQLARTAAEIRLGGDPAVAWGRFGEIPGAAALARCLDRAGSTGAPAAEPVTRLAEAMRAERASAAVARAQRAAVLITAPVGLCFLPAFLTVGVAPVVIGLAGGLLQP
- a CDS encoding ATP-binding protein encodes the protein MATVELRFSAQPEHVRTARLVAAAVARRAGVDEAVLDEVRLAVGEACSRAVGLHRSHGITAPVTVVLIEEEKSFSIEVGDEVPGPGADGAVPSGVSGRRDAAPGVGLDEPEPDAEGDGEDEMGLAVISGLVDDVEVRSGADGGVIRMSWPKTPATVV
- a CDS encoding sodium-translocating pyrophosphatase; this encodes MAGFGTTPLAELTQFSALSDPPTTLAAAVLTDDNRVIVIVIAVVAVAALVVARLLVRQVLAAGEGTERMKEIAAAVQEGANAYLARQLRTVGAFAVVVFFLLLLLPADNWSQRAGRSLFFLVGALFSAATGYIGMRLAVRSNVRVAAAAREATPAEGEPEKDLTEVSHKAMKIAFRTGGVVGMITVGLGLLGASCVVLVYAADAPKVLEGFGLGAALIAMFMRVGGGIFTKAADVGADLVGKVEQGIPEDDPRNAATIADNVGDNVGDCAGMAADLFESYAVTLVAALILGKAAFGDSGLAFPLIVPAIGVVTAMIGIFAVAPRRTDRSGMTAINRGFFISAVISLVLVAVAVFVYLPSSYAELDGVTDAAITSHGGDPRVFALVAVAIGIVLAALIQQLTGYFTETTRRPVRDIGKSSLTGPATVVLAGISIGLESAVYTALLIGLGVYGAFLLGGTSIMLALFAVALAGTGLLTTVGVIVAMDTFGPVSDNAQGIAEMSGDVTGAGAQVLTDLDAVGNTTKAITKGIAIATAVLAAAALFGSYRDAIATAVDDVGASAGEMGLSLDISQPNNLVGLILGAAVVFLFSGLAINAVSRSAGAVVYEVRRQFREHPGIMDYTEKPEYGRVVDICTKDALRELATPGLLAVLAPIAVGFTFGVGALGSYLAGAIGTGTLMAVFLANSGGAWDNAKKLVEDGHYGGKGSDAHAATVIGDTVGDPFKDTAGPAINPLLKVMNLVALLIAPAVVQFSYGEDASAGVRAVVAVLAIAVIVGAVYVSKRRGIAVGDEGDSDGGDGEGTARPADPAAAQ